The following proteins come from a genomic window of Triticum aestivum cultivar Chinese Spring chromosome 6A, IWGSC CS RefSeq v2.1, whole genome shotgun sequence:
- the LOC123128123 gene encoding ornithine carbamoyltransferase, chloroplastic, whose product MAAAAISGGHLVLSTPTSTRRPRSLPLRPPSARPIDASSASAARRGVAAAAVSSPAAVPSTGKDAKQLPKDFLHINDFDKDTIMKILNRAIEVKAMIKSGDRSFQPFKGKSMAMVFAKPSMRTRVSFETGFFLLGGHAVYLGPDDIQMGKREETRDVARVLSGYNDIIMARVFAHQDILDLAKYAPVPVINGLTDYNHPCQIMADALTMLEHVGRIENTKVVYVGDGNNIVHSWLLLAAVIPFHFVCACPKGFEPDAKTVEIARSGGSKIEITNDPKEAVKGADVVYTDVWASMGQKEEAEYRKKVFQGFMVDEALMEMAGPKAFLMHCLPAERGVEVTDGAIEAPNSIVFPQAENRMHAQNAIMLHVLGA is encoded by the exons ATGGCTGCAGCGGCGATTTCCGGCGGTCACCTCGTCCTCTCCACCCCTACCTCCACCCGGCGCCCACGGTCGCTCCCCCTCCGTCCGCCCTCAGCGCGACCAATCGACGCATCCTCCGCCTCCGCAGCCCGCCGCGGGGTCGCGGCCGCCGCAGTGTCCAGCCCTGCCGCGGTCCCCTCCACTGGGAAAGATG CAAAACAGCTTCCTAAGGATTTTCTTCATATCAATGATTTTGACAAAGATACAATCATGAAGATCCTTAACCGAGCAATTGAGGTTAAGGCAATGATAAAGTCAGGAGACAGGAGCTTCCAACCGTTCAAAGGAAAGTCGATGGCAATGGTCTTCGCCAAGCCGTCAATGAGGACCCGTGTTTCGTTTGAAACAGGATTCTTCTTGCTTGGTGGGCATGCTGTTTATTTAGGTCCCGATGATATCCAGATGGGCAAGCGTGAGGAGACCCGTGATGTTGCTCGTGTACTTTCTGGATATAATGACATCATTATGGCCAGGGTTTTTGCTCACCAG GATATTTTGGACTTGGCAAAATATGCACCTGTACCTGTCATAAATGGCCTTACAGACTACAACCATCCGTGCCAGATAATGGCTGATGCGCTCACTATGCTTGAACATGTTGGGCGTATTGAAAACACCAAG GTTGTCTATGTTGGAGATGGCAACAATATTGTACActcatggcttctattggctgcTGTGATTCCCTTCCACTTTGTATGCGCTTGTCCTAAGGGCTTTGAGCCAGATGCCAAAACTGTGGAGATCGCTAGGAGTGGTGGAAGTAAGATTGAAATAACAAATGATCCCAAGGAAGCAGTTAAGGGAGCAGATGTTGTGTATACAGATGTTTGGGCCAGCATGGGCCAAAAGGAGGAAGCTGAATATAGGAAAAAAGTATTCCAAGGATTCATG GTGGATGAAGCCCTGATGGAGATGGCTGGTCCAAAAGCCTTCCTCATGCATTGTTTGCCCGCGGAGAGAGGGGTGGAGGTAACAGATGGTGCCATCGAGGCTCCCAACTCGATCGTATTCCCCCAGGCAGAGAACAGAATGCACGCGCAGAACGCAATCATGCTTCATGTGCTTGGAGCTTGA
- the LOC101290593 gene encoding soluble inorganic pyrophosphatase, with amino-acid sequence MAGEADGKTYQVSRMPPAALNERILSSMSQKHVAAHPWHDLEIGPGAPAVFNCVVEIPRGSKVKYELDKATGLIKVDRVLYSSVVYPHNYGFIPRTLCEDNDPMDVLVLMQEQVVPGCFLRARAIGLMPMIDQGEKDDKIIAVCADDPEYRHFRDISELPPHRLQEIRRFFEDYKKNENKEVAVNDFLPAEDAINAIKYSMDLYGSYIMEGLRK; translated from the exons ATGGCTGGAGAAGCTGATGGGAAGACCTACCAGGTATCAAGGATGCCCCCTGCTGCTCTCAACGAGCGCATCCTTTCTTCCATGTCTCAAAAGCACGTTGCTGCTCACCCATGGCATGACCTGGAGATAG GTCCAGGGGCCCCTGCAGTTTTCAACTGT GTGGTTGAGATTCCTAGAGGCAGCAAGGTTAAGTATGAGTTGGACAAAGCAACTGGTCTTATCAAG GTTGATCGTGTTCTGTACTCCTCAGTTGTGTACCCACACAACTATGGCTTCATTCCACGCACACTCTGTGAGGATAATGACCCGATGGATGTCCTTGTCCTGATGCAG GAACAAGTTGTTCCTGGTTGCTTCCTGCGTGCCCGTGCTATTGGGCTTATGCCTATGATTGATCAG GGTGAGAAAGATGACAAGATCATAGCTGTCTGTGCTGATGATCCTGAGTACCGTCACTTCAGAGACATCAGTGAACTTCCCCCGCATCGCCTACAGGAAATCCGTCGCTTCTTTGAAGACT ACAAGAAGAATGAAAACAAGGAGGTTGCAGTGAATGATTTCCTCCCAGCAGAAGATGCCATCAACGCAATCAAGTACTCGAT GGACCTCTACGGTTCGTACATCATGGAGGGCTTAAGGAAGTGA